The proteins below come from a single Amphiura filiformis chromosome 15, Afil_fr2py, whole genome shotgun sequence genomic window:
- the LOC140171752 gene encoding gelsolin-like protein 2, with product MKTKRVKTESASVRVGDISHEADEIQEEEEDRYANCTGSLYRMSIANGKLEFQLEFEVPTLPIPASKFDSSAVFVVDIGLMCFIWIGNAVDDVISKNGMIIAHNYLQKSSHPLIPVTIVKEGREPKNFKRVVHN from the exons ATGAAGACCAAACGAGTCAAAACAGAGTCAGCATCTGTAAGGGTTGGAGACATATCCCATGAGGCAGATGAGATCCAGGAAGAGGAGGAAGACAGATACGCGAACTGCACAGGTTCTTTATACAG AATGTCGATCGCCAATGGAAAACTGGAGTTTCAACTGGAGTTTGAAGTACCAACGTTACCCATACCAGCTTCAAAATTCGATTCCAGT GCTGTATTTGTTGTTGACATTGGGTTGATGTGTTTTATATGGATTGGTAATGCAGTCGATGATGTGATTTCAAAGAATGGAATGATCATTGCACAC AACTATCTACAGAAGAGCTCTCATCCATTGATTCCAGTTACCATAGTCAAAGAAGGCAGGGAACCCAAAAACTTCAAGCGAGTAGTCCACAATTAG